GTGGCATGCTTGACACCGGGGATTTCCTGTTTCAGTTCATTCACCCATTGGAAGGGCTTTTGTTTCTTTTTCTGTTTTTGTCCCTGGACGGGAACCGAGAACAGGAGAACGGAAACAAGGGCTGCCAGGCTGGCGCGCAGAGTATGGTTCGGGTACATCATGGAAGTGGTTCACTCCGGTGCAGGAAACTGGTGAATCAAATGACTGATCAGAAATTGTAAACGTTCGCCTGTGTTCCTGTCGAAACCGTTTCCGAGTTCCACTGCAATTTTTCCGGAAACGTTTAGATGATTCCGTGCAGCGGACCACCGGGCGCTCCCAACTGATCGACGCGCCGGGTGATCTCGGGATCTTCGATCAGGGGGGGAGCATGATGCGGTTTAATGCGGGCATCAATGACGAGAGCACCTCGACATCCCCAGTGCTTCTGCTCGGTGAAGGCGTCGATCCCATCAATATCGGATGCCGGATTGGAGCGGGTGAAGACGGTCCACAGGAAATTATTCAGATTGGCCGCAGTGAAATCGCTGTCATCGACAAGTACGACCAGCGGAAAGCGATTCAACGGATGAGAGGAATTCAGGGCCGCACAGAACTGTCGCAGGTCCTGATTCCCTTCAACAAAACGGGGGGCATGAACCGCCAGGATTCCGGGATGACACAGGCGTGGTGCGGTAAACCCGTCCGGCAGGGAGAAGTCTCCAGGAATTTCGGTAGCCAGTTCACGCGTCACAGGTCCTGCCGCAGCCATGACGACCTTCGAGCCCATGTTAAAACCGGTGCCGGAATAATCGAGCGTATCGATGGTGGTGCAGGTCTGGAAATGCAGATCCCGCCGCCAGTCAATCCGCTCTAGCAGATGCGAGAGGAAGTCGTCAATCTCTTCCGCATCCAGTTCCGGATTGTCTTCGCGGGCGACGATCATCAGGTATTTCGCCAGGCTCAATTGCCCCTGTCCCAGGATCGCATTGGCGTTCGTCAGAATTTCCTGGGGTTTCCGCTGTTGATCGTAGGGGGTATAGCGTTCGCTGCCGACTGCGAGTAACAGGGGATGCACGCCGGCTGCATCTACTGCGTGTACCTGATGCACCCCCGGAATCACCGAGGGTATTGCCGGACCGGTGATTTCATGAATGATCGCGCCAAAGGCGGTATCTTCCTGAGGAGGACGACCCACCACAGTGAAAGGCCAGATCGCGTCATTACGATGATAGACTGCTTCCACATTCATCACTGGAAAGGGATGCTTGAGGCTGTAGTAACCCAGATGGTCTCCAAACGGACCTTCAGGCAGCAACTGTTCGGGATCGACCCAGCCGGAGATACAGAAATCAGCGTCCGCGTAAATCGGTAGTCCCCCCGGATTGCGGACCATACGAATCGCCCGTTTACTCAGGGCGCCGGCAAAGGTAAGCTCGGAGAGTCCTTCCGGTAAAGGCATGACAGCAGAAAGTGTCATTGCAGGAGCACCGCCGACAAATACATTCACTTTGAGGGGCTCACCTTTCTCGATTGCCTCCGCATGATGCACGCCGATGCTGCGATGAATCTGGTAATGCAGGCCGATCTGACGGTTCAGTTGATAGTCATTTCCGGCCAGTTGAATACGGTACATGCCGAGGTTGGAATTCATCAGTCCGCCGCGACGTGGGGATTCTGTGTAAACCTGGGGCAGAGTGACAAACGGACCACCATCATCGGGCCAGCTTTTGAGTTGCGGCAGGTCTTCGAGTTGGATCCGGTTCTGCATGATCGGCCCCCGCGAACAATTGCGAGGCAACATATGCAGCAAGGAAAAGGGAACGTCACGATACCGCCAGGGCTGTTTCCAGAACTGGGTTGGGTCAACCTTGAGTTCGACCAGATGATTCACGGCGCGGAGTGCATCGCGAAAAACATAGCGGGTGCGATCAATGGTACCAAACAGATTGCTGACCATCGGAAAACGACAGCCGCGCACATTTGCAAAGTAAACCGCAGGACCACCTGCCTGGTAAACACGGCGCTGGATTTCCGCTGCTTCCAGGTTGGCATCGATTTCCTGCTCGATTCGAATCAGTTGCCCCGTCCGTTCGAGGTCGGTGACGCATTC
This is a stretch of genomic DNA from Gimesia sp.. It encodes these proteins:
- a CDS encoding UbiD family decarboxylase codes for the protein MGYRGLRECVTDLERTGQLIRIEQEIDANLEAAEIQRRVYQAGGPAVYFANVRGCRFPMVSNLFGTIDRTRYVFRDALRAVNHLVELKVDPTQFWKQPWRYRDVPFSLLHMLPRNCSRGPIMQNRIQLEDLPQLKSWPDDGGPFVTLPQVYTESPRRGGLMNSNLGMYRIQLAGNDYQLNRQIGLHYQIHRSIGVHHAEAIEKGEPLKVNVFVGGAPAMTLSAVMPLPEGLSELTFAGALSKRAIRMVRNPGGLPIYADADFCISGWVDPEQLLPEGPFGDHLGYYSLKHPFPVMNVEAVYHRNDAIWPFTVVGRPPQEDTAFGAIIHEITGPAIPSVIPGVHQVHAVDAAGVHPLLLAVGSERYTPYDQQRKPQEILTNANAILGQGQLSLAKYLMIVAREDNPELDAEEIDDFLSHLLERIDWRRDLHFQTCTTIDTLDYSGTGFNMGSKVVMAAAGPVTRELATEIPGDFSLPDGFTAPRLCHPGILAVHAPRFVEGNQDLRQFCAALNSSHPLNRFPLVVLVDDSDFTAANLNNFLWTVFTRSNPASDIDGIDAFTEQKHWGCRGALVIDARIKPHHAPPLIEDPEITRRVDQLGAPGGPLHGII